The following are encoded together in the Citrobacter arsenatis genome:
- the tssL gene encoding type VI secretion system protein TssL, short form — translation MSEFKRGIAASIDIDALLQDTWLQVISLRYGPQFQDGEGRVLWERCVADVERVQRELKACELDEASCRHIMTAQCALLDEAVKGRGVDDDACVQWYDIPLQGHFLGTMDAGDTLCDRMRDVLREPTPENAVLTCFQRVMMLGFRGSFYSLNDPQRQQLVDALSGQVTPFSYPQTHPVLVESHAGRGIDVWLASWPVRICLSAMILAALWWGLNHWLDQTLLTLLPGVVK, via the coding sequence ATGAGTGAATTTAAACGCGGTATCGCCGCGTCCATTGATATTGATGCGCTATTACAGGATACCTGGCTGCAAGTCATCAGCCTGCGTTACGGTCCACAGTTTCAGGATGGGGAAGGACGTGTGTTGTGGGAGCGTTGCGTCGCTGATGTGGAGCGCGTACAGCGTGAGCTGAAGGCGTGTGAATTGGATGAGGCCAGTTGCCGCCACATCATGACTGCGCAATGTGCCCTGCTTGATGAAGCGGTCAAAGGCCGGGGTGTGGACGATGATGCCTGTGTGCAGTGGTATGACATTCCGCTACAGGGGCACTTTCTCGGCACTATGGATGCCGGTGACACCCTGTGCGATCGGATGCGCGATGTGCTGCGTGAACCGACGCCGGAGAACGCCGTGCTGACCTGTTTCCAGCGGGTGATGATGCTCGGTTTTCGGGGAAGCTTCTACTCCTTGAATGATCCGCAACGCCAGCAGCTTGTCGACGCTCTGAGTGGGCAAGTTACCCCATTCAGCTATCCACAGACGCATCCTGTTTTGGTGGAAAGTCATGCCGGGCGAGGCATAGATGTCTGGCTGGCTTCCTGGCCTGTGCGGATCTGTCTGAGCGCAATGATTCTCGCCGCGCTCTGGTGGGGATTGAATCACTGGCTTGATCAGACGCTGCTTACCCTACTGCCTGGAGTGGTGAAATGA
- a CDS encoding OmpA family protein — MSPAQLRGLALGAALLSGVVCLGFLPVARLAAVVFWLATLGLIAAVWIASSRSVEPKKTLQLDNLPESTYRQPVVLVCGDLPQPWPQTSLVLTVTQGCWIRVEDHQDLGQVARQVLWLRPNWGRQLSVMVTVCPQKHADAEALTSHLLSLRWQISQLRKKTGHSVPLVLNGQTGSMMMNDMLWQTAFPGDGISVWRESSAPSSITAWITTGGAMAMHQQVLMNSLMTWFHMHVNAVFMDENPDVPVIAPAAVLWGMGPVQAGSLPSSVWTVWLSRCTSLQQVAGWQPHETDSTVISLFPDFVLPLLPEAEGLTPRGRTWRCALGIFTFAAAVALLSSGWNNRQLLYRVSFDITRYDRISMDDYGPKADAFAVLRGDAAQLDDWARNGVPTRMGLGLYQGERLRIPVLDAIRSYVPPSPPPKSQPKPKPVPKIVRLDSMSLFDSGKSVLKTGSTKMLVNSLVGIKAKPGWLIVVAGHTDNTGNPQLNQTLSLKRAESVRNWMRDTGDVPESCFAVQGYGAGRPIATNDTTEGRALNRRVEISLVPQANACLIPGKPSASSQDDGASQHNGE; from the coding sequence ATGAGCCCAGCGCAACTGCGTGGGTTGGCGTTGGGGGCAGCGTTACTAAGCGGTGTGGTTTGCCTTGGCTTCCTGCCGGTAGCGAGGCTGGCTGCGGTCGTCTTCTGGCTTGCCACTCTGGGACTGATTGCGGCGGTGTGGATTGCGTCCAGCCGTAGCGTTGAGCCGAAAAAGACGCTGCAATTGGACAATTTGCCTGAATCAACTTATCGCCAGCCGGTGGTACTGGTCTGTGGGGATTTGCCCCAGCCTTGGCCGCAGACATCACTGGTACTCACGGTAACTCAGGGCTGCTGGATCCGTGTGGAGGATCATCAGGATCTGGGGCAGGTTGCCCGTCAGGTTTTGTGGTTGCGTCCGAACTGGGGACGCCAATTGTCCGTGATGGTTACTGTCTGCCCACAAAAGCATGCTGATGCAGAGGCGTTGACCAGCCATCTGCTGTCGCTGCGCTGGCAGATAAGCCAGTTGCGTAAGAAAACAGGGCATAGCGTTCCACTAGTGCTTAACGGCCAGACTGGCAGCATGATGATGAACGACATGCTCTGGCAGACCGCCTTCCCGGGTGATGGTATCAGCGTGTGGCGCGAATCTTCTGCACCGAGTTCTATTACGGCGTGGATCACTACGGGTGGGGCAATGGCCATGCACCAGCAGGTGCTGATGAACAGCCTGATGACCTGGTTTCATATGCATGTCAACGCCGTGTTTATGGATGAAAATCCCGATGTTCCGGTTATTGCACCTGCCGCGGTGCTGTGGGGAATGGGGCCAGTCCAGGCCGGGAGTCTGCCTTCATCAGTCTGGACAGTCTGGCTGTCCCGTTGCACATCCCTGCAGCAGGTGGCGGGCTGGCAACCGCATGAGACGGACAGTACCGTGATTTCGCTGTTCCCTGATTTTGTCCTGCCGTTGCTGCCGGAAGCGGAAGGTCTTACGCCTCGTGGTCGTACCTGGCGCTGTGCACTCGGTATTTTCACTTTTGCCGCTGCGGTTGCCTTACTGAGCAGTGGCTGGAATAACCGCCAACTCCTGTATCGGGTGAGCTTCGATATTACCCGTTACGACCGTATTTCTATGGACGACTATGGTCCGAAAGCCGATGCGTTTGCCGTTTTGCGTGGCGATGCCGCGCAGTTGGATGACTGGGCGCGTAATGGCGTACCGACCAGAATGGGCCTCGGTTTGTATCAGGGGGAGCGCCTGCGGATACCGGTGCTGGATGCCATTCGTTCGTATGTTCCACCGTCACCGCCGCCCAAATCGCAGCCGAAACCCAAACCGGTACCGAAAATTGTCCGCCTCGACAGCATGTCGCTGTTTGATTCTGGCAAATCTGTGCTGAAAACCGGTTCTACCAAAATGCTGGTCAATTCGCTGGTCGGAATTAAGGCTAAGCCGGGCTGGCTAATTGTCGTGGCTGGGCATACTGACAATACCGGTAATCCGCAACTGAATCAGACGTTATCCCTTAAGCGTGCCGAGTCGGTACGGAACTGGATGCGGGACACTGGCGATGTCCCGGAAAGCTGTTTTGCGGTGCAGGGGTATGGCGCAGGACGTCCGATCGCAACCAATGACACCACGGAGGGCCGCGCGCTCAACCGTCGTGTTGAAATCAGTCTGGTACCACAGGCCAATGCCTGCCTGATACCGGGCAAACCCTCAGCGTCGTCGCAGGATGATGGCGCATCACAACATAATGGAGAGTAA
- the hcp gene encoding type VI secretion system effector Hcp, producing the protein MAIPVYLWLKDDGGADIKGSVDVQDREGSIEVVAQEHNLYIPTDNNTGKLTGTRIHTPFLFTKEIDSSSPYLYKAVTTGQTLKSAEFKWYKINDAGQEVEYFNTKLENVKVVKVAPVMHDIKDPSFEKHNHLEQIELRYEKITWTYKDGNIIHSDSWNERATA; encoded by the coding sequence ATGGCAATTCCTGTTTATCTTTGGCTGAAGGACGATGGCGGCGCGGACATTAAAGGCTCTGTGGACGTTCAGGATCGTGAAGGCAGCATCGAGGTGGTCGCTCAGGAACATAACCTGTACATCCCGACCGACAATAACACCGGCAAGCTGACCGGCACGCGTATCCATACCCCTTTCTTATTTACCAAGGAAATCGACTCCTCAAGTCCATACCTGTACAAGGCTGTGACCACCGGTCAGACCCTGAAGTCTGCGGAATTCAAGTGGTACAAAATCAACGATGCAGGTCAGGAAGTTGAGTATTTCAATACCAAATTAGAAAACGTCAAAGTGGTGAAAGTTGCACCTGTGATGCACGACATCAAGGATCCTTCTTTCGAGAAACATAACCACCTTGAGCAGATCGAACTGCGTTACGAAAAAATCACCTGGACCTACAAAGACGGCAACATTATTCATTCCGATTCCTGGAACGAACGCGCCACCGCGTAA
- the tssH gene encoding type VI secretion system ATPase TssH: MENPAILLRRLNPYCARAMEGAASLCQTRAYAEILPEHWLLKLLEQGEGDLTVLARRYEWDMDTLWQDLLGWLDKQPRSVRQRPQLSDNIQMLMQEAWLIASLADDEQIRSHHLLMALVAKQNLVRCDGLWPLLTLGQGQLERLRPLLDVQSDERPEVQHEAELAQRHGGEVEFVGRSVEVEVKEGELSPVLQNALDKYTLDVTAKAMEGKIDPVFGRDTEIRQMVDILSRRRKNNPILVGEPGVGKTALVEGLALRIAEGNVPESLKPVILRTLDLGLLQAGAGVKGEFEQRLKNVIDAVQHSPVPILLFIDEAHTIIGAGNQAGGADAANLLKPALARGELRTIAATTWSEYKQYFERDAALERRFQLVKVDEPDDDSACLMLRGLKSRYAEHHKVHITDDAVRAAVTLSRRYLTGRQLPDKAVDLLDTASARVRMRLDTMPEQLTRIRSQITSFEMEKQALLEDIALGNPSRGERLVAIEQEERASAAELDALETQYGQELKLIEQLLDSRQDISRQGETHRLQQELNGMHHRNPLLSVDVDVRTVATVIADWTGVPLSSLMKDEQTELLTLENEIGKRVVGQDVALETIARRLRAAKTGLTSENGPQGVFLLVGPSGVGKTETALALTDVMYGGEKSLITINLSEYQEPHTVSQLKGSPPGYVGYGQGGVLTEAVRKRPYSVVLLDEVEKAHRDVMNLFYQVFDRGFMRDGEGREIDFRNTVILMTSNLGSDHLMQLLDEQPDATESDLHEMLRPILRDHFQPALLARFQTVIYRPLAQTAMRTIVEMKLSQVSTRLHRHYGLKTQIDESLFDALTAACLLPDTGARNVDSLLNQQILPILSQQLLIHMAAKQKPQFLTLDWSEEDGIGLEFDVHKE, from the coding sequence ATGGAAAACCCGGCAATTCTCCTTCGACGTCTTAATCCCTATTGTGCCCGAGCCATGGAGGGCGCAGCTTCCCTCTGCCAGACCCGCGCTTATGCGGAAATTTTGCCGGAGCACTGGCTGTTGAAACTGCTGGAGCAGGGCGAAGGCGATCTTACTGTGCTGGCGCGTCGCTACGAGTGGGATATGGATACGTTGTGGCAGGATCTGTTGGGCTGGCTAGATAAACAACCACGTTCGGTTCGCCAACGTCCTCAGCTTTCTGACAATATTCAGATGTTGATGCAGGAAGCCTGGCTGATTGCCTCACTGGCGGATGATGAACAGATCCGAAGTCATCACCTGCTGATGGCCCTGGTTGCAAAACAAAACCTGGTGCGCTGCGACGGCCTGTGGCCATTGCTGACCCTTGGTCAGGGTCAGTTGGAGCGTCTGCGTCCATTGCTCGACGTACAGTCAGATGAACGACCGGAAGTACAGCATGAAGCGGAGCTGGCGCAGCGTCATGGTGGGGAAGTCGAGTTTGTTGGGCGCTCGGTTGAGGTTGAAGTGAAAGAGGGCGAACTCAGCCCTGTGTTGCAGAATGCGCTGGATAAATACACCCTCGACGTCACTGCCAAAGCAATGGAGGGTAAAATTGATCCGGTGTTTGGCCGCGATACAGAAATTCGCCAGATGGTGGATATTCTTTCGCGTCGTCGTAAAAACAACCCGATTCTGGTGGGGGAGCCGGGCGTGGGTAAAACCGCTTTGGTCGAAGGCCTGGCGCTCAGAATCGCTGAAGGTAATGTGCCGGAATCTCTTAAACCCGTTATCCTGCGGACACTTGACCTCGGCCTGCTGCAGGCAGGTGCAGGCGTGAAGGGTGAATTTGAACAGCGCCTGAAAAATGTGATTGACGCTGTCCAGCATTCGCCGGTTCCCATTCTGCTGTTTATCGATGAAGCACACACCATCATCGGCGCGGGCAACCAGGCTGGCGGCGCGGATGCAGCCAATCTGCTGAAACCTGCGCTGGCGCGGGGGGAACTGCGCACCATCGCTGCCACCACCTGGTCTGAATATAAACAATACTTTGAGCGTGACGCCGCGCTGGAGCGCCGTTTCCAACTGGTGAAAGTGGATGAGCCTGACGACGACTCCGCCTGTCTGATGCTGCGCGGTCTGAAATCCCGCTACGCCGAACATCATAAAGTGCACATCACCGACGATGCGGTTCGCGCTGCCGTTACGCTTTCTCGCCGTTATCTGACAGGTCGCCAGTTGCCGGACAAGGCCGTGGATTTGCTGGATACCGCGAGTGCCCGCGTGCGTATGAGACTCGACACCATGCCTGAGCAACTGACCCGCATTCGCTCGCAGATTACTTCCTTTGAAATGGAGAAGCAGGCGCTACTGGAAGATATCGCGTTGGGCAATCCGTCTCGTGGTGAGCGGCTGGTGGCGATTGAGCAGGAAGAGCGCGCATCGGCGGCTGAGCTCGACGCTCTGGAAACGCAGTATGGACAAGAACTCAAGCTTATCGAACAGTTGCTGGACAGCCGTCAGGATATTTCTCGTCAGGGTGAGACTCACAGGTTGCAGCAGGAATTGAATGGTATGCATCACAGGAACCCGTTGCTTTCAGTTGATGTGGATGTTCGTACCGTCGCGACCGTCATTGCCGACTGGACTGGCGTGCCGTTGTCTTCACTGATGAAAGATGAACAGACCGAACTGCTGACGCTGGAAAATGAAATTGGCAAACGCGTGGTTGGTCAGGATGTGGCGCTTGAGACCATTGCCAGGCGTCTGCGGGCGGCAAAGACTGGGTTGACGTCAGAAAATGGTCCACAGGGTGTGTTCCTGTTGGTCGGTCCGAGTGGCGTTGGTAAAACCGAAACTGCGCTGGCGCTGACCGATGTGATGTACGGTGGTGAAAAATCACTTATCACTATCAATCTCTCCGAATACCAGGAGCCGCACACGGTTTCCCAGCTGAAAGGCTCACCGCCGGGCTACGTCGGCTATGGCCAAGGAGGGGTCCTGACCGAAGCGGTGCGCAAGCGTCCGTACAGCGTGGTGCTGCTTGATGAGGTGGAGAAGGCCCACCGTGATGTGATGAACCTATTCTATCAAGTTTTTGACCGTGGTTTTATGCGTGACGGTGAAGGGCGTGAAATCGACTTCCGTAACACCGTTATCCTGATGACCTCCAACCTCGGTAGCGATCATCTGATGCAGTTGCTCGATGAACAGCCGGACGCCACCGAATCTGACCTGCACGAAATGCTGCGTCCCATTTTGCGTGACCACTTCCAGCCGGCACTGCTGGCCCGTTTCCAGACGGTGATTTACCGTCCGCTGGCGCAAACAGCGATGCGCACTATTGTGGAGATGAAGCTGTCGCAGGTCAGCACGCGCTTACACCGTCACTATGGTCTGAAAACGCAAATTGATGAGAGTCTGTTTGATGCCCTGACCGCCGCCTGCCTGTTACCAGATACCGGCGCGCGTAATGTCGACAGCCTGCTCAATCAGCAAATACTGCCGATACTGAGCCAGCAGTTGCTGATCCACATGGCCGCAAAACAGAAACCGCAGTTCCTGACGCTTGACTGGAGTGAGGAAGACGGCATCGGGCTGGAGTTTGACGTGCACAAGGAGTGA
- a CDS encoding DUF2345 domain-containing protein: MIAVKRQLSDALSLAESLSTILETANIDSLDNGSQQSFLQQSVDNLQQPVIVAGAPAGVVLSTPQHIQFSANQNQILTAGGNTEISALKRIAMVAKKAVVVFAHEMGMKLVAAAGKIEIQAQTDGVDITARKGLTITSTEDEILITAKKKITVQCGGSYLTIDPTKIEHGTHGDFKVKSADFDYAGPAKLDVPYPKFTACESIASEASIQGDATMPLS; the protein is encoded by the coding sequence ATGATAGCGGTTAAGCGTCAGCTATCCGACGCTCTGTCTCTGGCTGAATCGCTATCGACTATTCTGGAAACGGCAAATATCGATTCACTGGATAATGGTTCTCAGCAAAGTTTCTTGCAACAAAGTGTGGATAACCTGCAGCAACCAGTGATTGTCGCTGGTGCGCCGGCGGGGGTTGTACTTTCCACTCCTCAGCATATTCAGTTCAGTGCCAACCAGAATCAGATATTAACTGCGGGAGGGAATACAGAAATATCAGCGCTAAAACGTATCGCCATGGTTGCGAAAAAAGCTGTGGTGGTGTTTGCACATGAGATGGGGATGAAACTGGTTGCAGCGGCCGGAAAAATCGAAATTCAGGCCCAGACTGACGGGGTTGATATCACAGCCAGGAAAGGGTTAACCATAACCAGCACAGAAGACGAAATCCTTATCACGGCGAAAAAGAAAATCACCGTGCAGTGTGGAGGTTCATATCTGACGATTGATCCAACCAAAATAGAACACGGCACTCATGGTGACTTTAAGGTGAAAAGTGCTGATTTTGACTATGCAGGGCCAGCAAAACTTGATGTCCCCTACCCGAAATTTACCGCCTGTGAATCCATAGCCTCTGAGGCATCAATTCAGGGTGATGCAACTATGCCATTGAGCTAA
- a CDS encoding DUF4123 domain-containing protein: protein MINYQERPLELADHQFAVIDRIRVPELPENWPHIELVSQMLAPQAHLYPWLVPLHELPGSEWSKFMADMSQCADPTSRPKCSLLLSSHRPIQIVRAALVNALFFRDASQKWHILRYYDPRVLFHLHWMLSPWQLFNQLPAQEIPFWTFWLEGEWHTLAFPTHISCQPGERTEIPLEQLQRCGQINLALEKLSRNVDIAQRQEVSRMIDTLLVQATACGLPTQEDRIAFALHGLVQREGFWTAPKMAALLAQSRQTPDYYRDATSGWDEHRWLEMTRAQPHKTGWND from the coding sequence ATGATTAATTACCAGGAGCGTCCTTTGGAACTGGCGGACCATCAGTTTGCAGTGATTGACCGTATACGCGTGCCTGAGTTGCCAGAAAACTGGCCGCACATCGAATTGGTTTCGCAGATGCTGGCACCACAGGCACATTTGTATCCGTGGCTAGTACCGTTGCATGAGCTTCCAGGTAGCGAGTGGAGTAAATTCATGGCAGACATGTCGCAGTGTGCTGACCCAACGTCAAGGCCGAAGTGCTCCCTTTTACTGTCCAGCCATCGCCCAATTCAGATTGTACGCGCTGCGCTGGTTAATGCCTTATTTTTCAGGGATGCATCTCAAAAATGGCATATCCTGCGTTATTACGATCCACGAGTGCTATTTCATCTGCACTGGATGCTCAGTCCATGGCAGTTATTTAACCAACTGCCCGCCCAGGAAATACCATTCTGGACATTTTGGCTGGAGGGAGAGTGGCACACGCTGGCATTCCCGACACATATTTCTTGCCAGCCTGGAGAGCGTACAGAAATTCCGCTGGAACAATTACAGCGCTGCGGGCAAATAAACCTTGCTCTGGAAAAACTGTCACGTAACGTTGATATAGCGCAGCGCCAGGAGGTGAGTCGCATGATTGATACTTTGCTTGTACAGGCGACGGCATGTGGTCTGCCAACCCAGGAAGATCGTATTGCATTTGCGCTGCACGGGTTGGTGCAGCGTGAAGGGTTTTGGACGGCTCCGAAGATGGCGGCATTGTTGGCTCAATCCCGGCAGACTCCTGACTATTATCGTGATGCAACCAGTGGCTGGGATGAACATCGCTGGCTGGAGATGACCCGGGCGCAGCCCCACAAAACCGGATGGAACGATTAA
- a CDS encoding T6SS effector BTH_I2691 family protein: MSTQQGCKFCIRYGLPVLPVRPAIVAKDDALPHLPESITLPVEAKGETAWTGRLLREGYLYIWSESGNRWINYFVTSEGYYYPLPENGDTPPDIANGKVKPCITRPEELASASLITLPVKPSGVQNGVFWFCWSEAEWTPAVRTKHEDASYRAQYMQCFDMDAWINSGNADQVIAISALTETVAEYSSLVKNCRARIWSCTPWKAVTVLDGVLLKSTAEKLYPNKGAIILLQDPPAVLQDLSAVIDYELQQNVYQKEEYKRELALASAITGLKQAMNRQFERDAIEKNENLERNALYGPFGYAGNSDVPDNMYTSIGDRKIKPEAVKKWAEYEQYYEPSEVTGFQTKFNKILQQYNDSVVSPRTEMYLEWIKGSVLLGYFKHNFDTQELKSGIEYVQTLNYCIVGMQDKVGVMRHFTDLLSGTPTDVTNILARALILNQDVLAEKLAKATEGFSDWFAIPWSGIADAFKDGIEKMRDNAAGVAGIFIGLLSGILTRKIVQALESNKVYGCLVAMGAMTNKALVPLEKTGKYKYFVSEVVMQLAKESGLDSKRNKDSLRHYVRRELRRLRIDGLPMEVEETKKFLVMVDIDKVHDMSTLPPKERTIAVSKLLRTSADVEAQQFSRWQGAVQRGVRKAGEAMPFTLGVFSGVLQVAALFVSADIHNKKTLTADQQEAHSRFWAGVVGLGSTTLGIIETGIKQFRLFTNAASRLRVFSSETFLKWVGHVGKAFGVVAGVIAAAYDFYHFGDEIYKGHRGLAAAYFFSGLAGLWLTAAVIWAIPVIGTMIAVTILIGTAIYLAFQNRDNIQKWLIKCLWRRIPVDTAYTKAEQEKYRRREENELPKWPIMEMEMKELKLALGIEG, encoded by the coding sequence ATGAGTACACAACAAGGCTGTAAATTCTGTATTCGCTATGGGTTACCCGTTTTGCCGGTACGTCCGGCGATTGTGGCAAAGGACGATGCATTACCTCATTTACCTGAGAGCATCACCCTGCCGGTAGAAGCGAAGGGCGAAACCGCGTGGACGGGGCGCTTGCTGCGTGAAGGTTATTTATACATTTGGTCTGAGTCTGGTAATCGCTGGATAAATTATTTCGTAACGAGTGAGGGATACTATTACCCGTTGCCTGAAAACGGAGATACGCCTCCAGATATTGCAAATGGTAAGGTTAAACCTTGCATTACTCGGCCAGAAGAACTGGCGAGTGCATCACTGATAACGCTGCCAGTAAAACCTTCAGGTGTGCAAAACGGGGTATTCTGGTTCTGCTGGTCTGAAGCGGAATGGACACCAGCGGTTCGTACTAAGCATGAAGATGCCTCTTACCGCGCCCAGTATATGCAATGTTTTGACATGGACGCATGGATTAATAGCGGCAATGCTGACCAGGTTATTGCAATATCAGCGCTGACAGAAACGGTGGCGGAATACAGTAGTTTAGTCAAAAACTGCAGAGCCAGGATATGGTCCTGCACGCCCTGGAAAGCTGTCACGGTATTAGATGGTGTTTTGCTCAAAAGCACAGCAGAAAAACTGTACCCAAATAAGGGGGCAATCATCCTGCTGCAGGATCCACCTGCGGTGTTGCAGGATCTTTCTGCTGTTATAGATTATGAACTGCAGCAAAATGTCTACCAAAAGGAAGAATATAAACGGGAGCTTGCTCTGGCTTCTGCAATTACTGGTTTAAAACAAGCGATGAATCGCCAGTTTGAACGTGATGCTATTGAGAAGAATGAAAACCTGGAACGAAATGCGCTTTATGGTCCTTTTGGCTACGCCGGGAACAGCGATGTTCCGGATAATATGTACACCTCGATCGGTGATCGGAAAATAAAACCTGAAGCAGTCAAAAAATGGGCGGAATATGAACAATATTATGAACCTTCAGAGGTGACTGGTTTTCAGACGAAATTTAATAAAATTTTACAGCAGTATAATGACAGCGTTGTAAGTCCACGTACAGAAATGTATCTTGAGTGGATAAAGGGTAGTGTGTTGTTAGGCTATTTTAAGCATAATTTTGATACGCAAGAATTGAAAAGCGGTATTGAATATGTCCAGACTCTGAATTACTGCATCGTTGGAATGCAGGATAAAGTCGGAGTTATGCGCCATTTCACTGATTTGCTATCGGGGACACCTACAGATGTAACAAATATATTGGCTCGTGCATTAATATTGAATCAGGATGTTTTGGCTGAAAAATTAGCTAAAGCGACAGAAGGATTTTCGGACTGGTTTGCTATTCCCTGGAGTGGGATCGCCGACGCATTTAAAGATGGTATCGAAAAAATGCGTGATAATGCAGCCGGTGTGGCGGGGATATTCATCGGATTGCTCTCGGGTATCTTAACAAGAAAGATCGTTCAGGCATTAGAATCAAACAAAGTATACGGCTGTTTGGTTGCGATGGGTGCAATGACAAATAAAGCACTGGTTCCGCTAGAAAAAACAGGGAAATATAAATACTTTGTTTCTGAAGTTGTCATGCAACTGGCAAAGGAAAGCGGATTGGATAGCAAAAGGAATAAAGACAGTTTACGACATTATGTCAGACGGGAGCTGAGACGACTCAGGATAGATGGGTTGCCAATGGAAGTAGAGGAAACAAAAAAATTTCTGGTTATGGTTGATATCGATAAAGTACACGATATGTCAACGCTGCCACCTAAAGAGCGCACTATCGCTGTGAGTAAATTACTCCGAACGTCGGCAGATGTAGAAGCTCAGCAATTTAGCCGTTGGCAAGGAGCTGTTCAGCGTGGAGTCAGAAAGGCGGGAGAGGCGATGCCATTTACATTAGGCGTATTTTCTGGAGTACTTCAGGTCGCAGCACTTTTTGTTTCAGCTGATATTCACAATAAAAAAACGCTGACTGCCGATCAACAAGAAGCGCACTCGCGATTTTGGGCGGGGGTCGTGGGGCTTGGAAGTACAACACTGGGCATCATTGAAACCGGTATCAAACAATTTCGGCTATTTACCAATGCTGCATCAAGGCTCCGGGTTTTCAGCTCTGAAACCTTTCTCAAATGGGTTGGCCACGTGGGTAAAGCATTCGGTGTGGTGGCAGGAGTGATTGCTGCGGCTTATGATTTTTATCATTTTGGGGATGAAATATATAAAGGTCATCGTGGGCTCGCCGCAGCATATTTCTTTTCAGGATTAGCTGGATTGTGGCTTACAGCCGCAGTAATTTGGGCAATCCCGGTAATCGGTACTATGATTGCAGTTACAATTTTAATTGGTACTGCTATTTATCTAGCATTTCAAAATCGAGATAATATTCAAAAATGGTTGATAAAATGCTTGTGGCGAAGAATACCTGTAGATACAGCTTATACTAAGGCAGAACAAGAAAAGTATAGACGTCGAGAAGAAAATGAACTCCCTAAATGGCCAATAATGGAAATGGAAATGAAAGAACTTAAACTAGCGTTAGGTATTGAGGGATAA
- a CDS encoding DUF6708 domain-containing protein, with translation MDYYGLFPKFKLNRPLNQVEWEYNLNIKQKINLNGQPVVPDAKVISMNSQYLEVVDKYYAGKGLGSFVAFFGFTSMLFVVTFLIYFSFFDSNYISLNDVGFFLIFFIPSCAMAIWMFILLKTEWFAWTHYPVRFDRKNRLVHVFRLNGSTYSVPWDSVFFTTGLSHRKDANKDYYISGHVLAEDNKTVIDTFCLPATNSNRKQLERHWEFVRRYMEEGPESVTGVVDFCLPIAKKREGYRFGLLYLLSGFNGAPLFLFPVLFVLALIFSVPRYLAMVTSRVPVWPESIESQCRVDKDDPYLVDASGNPKHPWRNLFRKSSANNRK, from the coding sequence ATGGATTATTATGGGCTCTTCCCGAAATTCAAGCTTAATCGTCCACTTAATCAAGTTGAGTGGGAATATAATCTAAATATAAAACAAAAAATAAACTTAAATGGTCAGCCAGTTGTGCCGGATGCTAAAGTTATTTCAATGAACTCTCAATATCTAGAAGTTGTTGATAAATATTATGCTGGTAAAGGGTTAGGGAGTTTTGTTGCTTTCTTCGGATTTACGAGCATGTTATTTGTTGTAACGTTTTTAATTTATTTTTCTTTTTTTGATTCAAATTATATCTCTCTCAATGACGTTGGTTTTTTTTTGATTTTCTTTATACCAAGTTGTGCAATGGCAATTTGGATGTTTATTCTATTAAAAACAGAATGGTTTGCCTGGACTCACTACCCCGTGCGTTTTGACAGAAAAAACAGACTGGTGCATGTTTTCCGTTTAAATGGTTCAACTTACAGCGTTCCCTGGGACAGCGTTTTTTTCACCACAGGACTGAGCCACAGAAAAGACGCGAACAAAGACTACTACATCAGCGGCCATGTACTGGCTGAAGACAATAAAACCGTGATTGACACCTTCTGTCTGCCGGCCACGAATTCGAACAGGAAACAGCTTGAGAGGCACTGGGAGTTTGTCCGCCGTTATATGGAAGAAGGGCCGGAGTCAGTCACCGGGGTTGTTGACTTTTGCCTGCCCATCGCTAAAAAACGCGAAGGCTATCGTTTTGGCCTGCTCTATCTTTTATCCGGCTTTAACGGGGCACCGTTATTTCTGTTTCCGGTGCTGTTTGTGCTGGCGTTAATTTTCAGCGTTCCGCGTTATCTGGCAATGGTGACAAGCAGGGTGCCAGTCTGGCCGGAGAGTATAGAGTCGCAGTGCCGGGTAGATAAAGATGACCCTTATCTGGTTGATGCTTCTGGTAATCCGAAACATCCGTGGCGGAATCTTTTCAGGAAATCATCAGCGAATAACAGGAAGTAA